The sequence ACAAGATTTGTAAGTTTTGAGTGATTGGAAAAGAACAACGTTCACTCCTTATTTGTAATTTGGATCCATCCATTTTGTTTCATTTGAATTACATTTTTTTAAACATAATTTGCTTAAATTAAACTATATGTACTATTTTATGAACAAATTTAAATTGgtcaaataattaatttatttatgtgTTTAAGcaaatatcaaattttcgaatttttttgtgtATGCATTTTCTCTGGTACGTCAGATTGATTAGATAATAAATTTGTCCAAATTCAATGAACAACAGATGAAATTCATATAcacttttaaaataatatttaaatttaaacccCTACacattttttttgttagatacTACACATTTTTTATTATAAGTTTTGTTCCTTTATAGCTTATGCCCCACTCTCACTTACACCAAAGTCTAATTAATTTAGGCATATGTTTTTGGAACCTAATTAAGTGGACCCCTAATTAAGCCCTTAAAGTAGTGGGTcttagaagaaaaaaataaaagaaaccatattatcatgaaattcattaaaataatatttaaatttaaacccCTACacattttttttgttagatacTACACATTTTTTATTATAAGTTTTGTTCCTTTATAGCTTATGCCCCACTCTCACTTACACCAAAGTCTAATTAATTTAGGTAATTTAGGCANNNNNNNNNNNNNNNNNNNNNNNNNNNNNNNNNNNNNNNNNNNNNNNNNNNNNNNNNNNNNNTTTTACAATTCAAAAGCACAAAGCACACCACATTTACATTccctattgaaaaaaaaaaagaaaaaagaaaaatagtacaACTACACCGACAccctttttgtttttcctttttccttgNNNNNNNNNNNNNNNNNNNNNNNNNNNNNNNNNNNNNNNNNNNNNNNNNNNNNNNNNNNNNNNNNNNNNNNNNNNNNNNNNNNNNNNNNNNNNNNNNNNNNNNNNNNNNNNNNNNNNNNNNNNNNNNNNNNNNNNNNNNNNNNNNNNNNNNNNNNNNNNNNNNNNNNNNNNNNNNNNNNNNNNNNNNNNNNNNNNNNNNNNNNNNNNNNNNNNNNNNNNNNNNNNNNNNNNNNNNNNNNNNNNNNNNNNNNNNNNNNNNNNNNNNNNNNNNNNNNNNNNNNNNNNNNNNNNNNNNNNNNNNNNNNNNNNNNNNNNNNNNNNNNNNNNNNNNNNNNNNNNNNNNNNNNNNNNNNNNNNNNNNNNNNNNNNNNNNNNNNNNNNNNNNNNNNNNNNNNNNNNNNNNNNNNNNNNNNNNNNNNNNNNNNNNNNNNNNNNNNNNNNNNNNNNNNNNNNNNNNNNNNNNNNNNNNNNNNNNNNNNNNNNNNNNNNNNNNNNNNNNNNNNNNNNNNNNNNNNNNNNNNNNNNNNNNNNNNNNNNNNNNNNNNNNNNNNNNNNNNNNNNNNNNNNNNNNNNNNNNNNNNNNNNNNNNNNNNNNNNNNNNNNNNNNNNNNNNNNNNNNNNNNNNNNNNNNNNNNNNNNNNNNNNNNNNNNNNNNNNNNNNNNNNNNNNNNNNNNNNNNNNNNNNNNNNNNNNNNNNNNNNNNNNNNNNNNNNNNNNNNNNNNNNNNNNNNNNNNNNNNNNNNNNNNNNNNNNNNNNNNNNNNNNNNNNNNNNNNNNNNNNNNNNNNNNNNNNNNNNNNNNNNNNNNNNNNNNNNNNNNNNNNNNNNNNNNNNNNNNNNNNNNNNNNNNNNNNNNNNNNNNNNNNNNNNNNNNNNNNNNNNNNNNNNNNNNNNNNNNNNNNNNNNNNNNNNNNNNNNNNNNNNNNNNNNNNNNNNNNNNNNNNNNNNNNNNNNNNNNNNNNNNNNNNNNNNNNNNNNNNNNNNNNNNNNNNNNNNNNNNNNNNNNNNNNNNNNNNNNNNNNNNNNNNNNNNNNNNNNNNNNNNNNNNNNNNNNNNNNNNNNNNNNNNNNNNNNNNNNNNNNNNNNNNNNNNNNNNNNNNNNNNNNNNNNNNNNNNNNNNNNNNNNNNNNNNNNNNNNNNNNNNNNNNNNNNNNNNNNNNNNNNNNNNNNNNNNNNNNNNNNNNNNNNNNNNNNNNNNNNNNNNNNNNNNNNNNNNNNNNNNNNNNNNNNNNNNNNNNNNNNNNNNNNNNNNNNNNNNNNNNNNNNNNNNNNNNNNNNNNNNNNNNNNNNNNNNNNNNNNNNNNNNNNNNNNNNNNNNNNNNNNNNNNNNNNNNNNNNNNNNNNNNNNNNNNNNNNNNNNNNNNNNNNNNNNNNNNNNNNNNNNNNNNNNNNNNNNNNNNNNNNNNNNNNNNNNNNNNNNNNNNNNNNNNNNNNNNNNNNNNNNNNNNNNNNNNNNNNNNNNNNNNNNNNNNNNNNNNNNNNNNNNNNNNNNNNNNNNNNNNNNNNNNNNNNNNNNNNNNNNNNNNNNNNNNNNNNNNNNNNNNNNNNNNNNNNNNNNNNNNNNNNNNNNNNNNNNNNNNNNNNNNNNNNNNNNNNNNNNNNNNNNNNNNNNNNNNNNNNNNNNNNNNNNNNNNNNNNNNNNNNNNNNNNNNNNNNNNNNNNNNNNNNNNNNNNNNNNNNNNNNNNNNNNNNNNNNNNNNNNNNNNNNNNNNNNNNNNNNNNNNNNNNNNNNNNNNNNNNNNNNNNNNNNNNNNNNNNNNNNNNNNNNNNNNNNNNNNNNNNNNNNNNNNNNNNNNNNNNNNNNNNNNNNNNNNNNNNNNNNNNNNNNNNNNNNNNNNNNNNNNNNNNNNNNNNNNNNNNNNNNNNNNNNNNNNNNNNNNNNNNNNNNNNNNNNNNNNNNNNNNNNNNNNNNNNNNNNNNNNNNNNNNNNNNNNNNNNNNNNNNNNNNNNNNNNNNNNNNNNNNNNNNNNNNNNNNNNNNNNNNNNNNNNNNNNNNNNNNNNNNNNNNNNNNNNNNNNNNNNNNNNNNNNNNNNNNNNNNNNNNNNNNNNNNNNNNNNNNNNNNNNNNNNNNNNNNNNNNNNNNNNNNNNNNNNNNNNNNNNNNNNNNNNNNNNNNNNNNNNNNNNNNNNNNNNNNNNNNNNNNNNNNNNNNNNNNNNNNNNNNNNNNNNNNNNNNNNNNNNNNNNNNNNNNNNNNNNNNNNNNNNNNNNNNNNNNNNNNNNNNNNNNNNNNNNNNNNNNNNNNNNNNNNNNNNNNNNNNNNNNNNNNNNNNNNNNNNNNNNNNNNNNNNNNNNNNNNNNNNNNNNNNNNNNNNNNNNNNNNNNNNNNNNNNNNNNNNNNNNNNNNNNNNNNNNNNNNNNNNNNNNNNNNNNNNNNNNNNNNNNNNNNNNNNNNNNNNNNNNNNNNNNNNNNNNNNNNNNNNNNNNNNNNNNNNNNNNNNNNNNNNNNNNNNNNNNNNNNNNNNNNNNNNNNNNNNNNNNNNNNNNNNNNNNNNNNNNNNNNNNNNNNNNNNNNNNNNNNNNNNNNNNNNNNNNNNNNNNNNNNNNNNNNNNNNNNNNNNNNNNNNNNNNNNNNNNNNNNNNNNNNNNNNNNNNNNNNNNNNNNNNNNNNNNNNNNNNNNNNNNNNNNNNNNNNNNNNNNNNNNNNNNNNNNNNNNNNNNNNNNNNNNNNNNNNNNNNNNNNNNNNNNNNNNNNNNNNNNNNNNNNNNNNNNNNNNNNNNNNNNNNNNNNNNNNNNNNNNNNNNNNNNNNNNNNNNNNNNNNNNNNNNNNNNNNNNNNNNNNNNNNNNNNNNNNNNNNNNNNNNNNNNNNNNNNNNNNNNNNNNNNNNNNNNNNNNNNNNNNNNNNNNNNNNNNNNNNNNNNNNNNNNNNNNNNNNNNNNNNNNNNNNNNNNNNNNNNNNNNNNNNNNNNNNNNNNNNNNNNNNNNNNNNNNNNNNNNNNNNNNNNNNNNNNNNNNNNNNNNNNNNNNNNNNNNNNNNNNNNNNNNNNNNNNNNNNNNNNNNNNNNNNNNNNNNNNNNNNNNNNNNNNNNNNNNNNNNNNNNNNNNNNNNNNNNNNNNNNNNNNNNNNNNNNNNNNNNNNNNNNNNNNNNNNNNNNNNNNNNNNNNNNNNNNNNNNNNNNNNNNNNNNNNNNNNNNNNNNNNNNNNNNNNNNNNNNNNNNNNNNNNNNNNNNNNNNNNNNNNNNNNNNNNNNNNNNNNNNNNNNNNNNNNNNNNNNNNNNNNNNNNNNNNNNNNNNNNNNNNNNNNNNNNNNNNNNNNNNNNNNNNNNNNNNNNNNNNNNNNNNNNNNNNNNNNNNNNNNNNNNNNNNNNNNNNNNNNNNNNNNNNNNNNNNNNNNNNNNNNNNNNNNNNNNNNNNNNNNNNNNNNNNNNNNNNNNNNNNNNNNNNNNNNNNNNNNNNNNNNNNNNNNNNNNNNNNNNNNNNNNNNNNNNNNNNNNNNNNNNNNNNNNNNNNNNNNNNNNNNNNNNNNNNNNNNNNNNNNNNNNNNNNNNNNNNNNNNNNNNNNNNNNNNNNNNNNNNNNNNNNNNNNNNNNNNNNNNNNNNNNNNNNNNNNNNNNNNNNNNNNNNNNNNNNNNNNNNNNNNNNNNNNNNNNNNNNNNNNNNNNNNNNNNNNNNNNNNNNNNNNNNNNNNNNNNNNNNNNNNNNNNNNNNNNNNNNNNNNNNNNNNNNNNNNNNNNNNNNNNNNNNNNNNNNNNNNNNNNNNNNNNNNNNNNNNNNNNNNNNNNNNNNNNNNNNNNNNNNNNNNNNNNNNNNNNNNNNNNNNNNNNNNNNNNNNNNNNNNNNNNNNNNNNNNNNNNNNNNNNNNNNNNNNNNNNNNNNGAAGAGTACCATTTTTACAATTCAAAAGCACACCCATTCATACATTTACATTccctattgaaaaaaaaaaagaaaaaagaaaaatagtacaACTACACCGACACCCTTTTTGTTTTTCCTTGTTGCAAAACATTAGAAAATGCTTTGTATTATTTGGATTCATTTTTATTTCGTACACTAAATAAAAACACAATTtttcaaaaaaggaaaaaatgtgTTTGTGCACGAAAcaaaatgaatttaaaaaaaaaaaaaacctcttGCAACTTCTTCCACTTAATATAATAATATCTTAATATTCACCCCTTCACTCAATAATTCCACAATATGATGACTCAACTNNNNNNNNNNNNNNNNNNNNNNNNNNNNNNNNNNNNNNNNNNNNNNNNNNNNNNNNNNNNNNNNNNNNNNNNNNNNNNNNNNNNNNNNNNNNNNNNNNNNNNNNNNNNNNNNNNNNNNNNNNNNNNNNNNNNNNNNNNNNNNNNNNNNNNNNNNNNNNNNNNNNNNNNNNNNNNNNNNNNNNNNNNNNNNNNNNNNNNNNNNNNNNNNNNNNNNNNNNNNNNNNNNNNNNNNNNNNNNNNNNNNNNNNNNNNNNNNNNNNNNNNNNNNNNNNNNNNNNNNNNNNNNNNNNNNNNNNNNNNNNNNNNNNNNNNNNNNNNNNNNNNNNNNNNNNNNNNNNNNNNNNNNNNNNNNNNNNNNNNNNNNNNNNNNNNNNNNNNNNNNNNNNNNNNNNNNNNNNNNNNNNNNNNNNNNNNNNNNNNNNNNNNNNNNNNNNNNNNNNNNNNNNNNNNNNNNNNNNNNNNNNNNNNNNNNNNNNNNNNNNNNNNNNNNNNNNNNNNNNNNNNNNNNNNNNNNNNNNNNNNNNNNNNNNNNNNNNNNNNNNNNNNNNNNNNNNNNNNNNNNNNNNNNNNNNNNNNNNNNNNNNNNNNNNNNNNNNNNNNNNNNNNNNNNNNNNNNNNNNNNNNNNCCACTCAAACATGTTATTTGAAGATGCCATGATGGGTTGGTTAAGGCACAACATGTTAATGTGATGATTCATGAAATTATAATCATGGTAAAATTCACTACCAAAAATAGTACTAGTGCTTGTGAtggtgttgttattgttgttgaagaAGCTAAGCATATGATTGAGTGATTCAAGCCTTTTGGTAAGTTCACTCATTTGGACCCTTAAGATGGAATTTTCTCCCTCAATATTCAGAAACTTTTCTGTTGTGATCTTAACTCCGCTAAGGATTTCATTGTTCTCCTTTTTAAGCTTCTCAACTTCAGCAACTAGGTCATCCAAGTGCTTTTGCTTCCTCATTCTAGATCTCCTCGCCGATTCGCGGTTCGACtgctttctcttcctcttcctctgatCCATCAGAAGCTGCAAATCTTCTTCAGAGCCGCAAAATTTGGTAGATGTAGACGAGTTTTCACTCAATGAGGCCATAATGATCAAAATATGTTCAGCAAAATTAATTCTAGTATCTTTTGATCGGTCAGATTTATTGTCTGGCCGATCAAATTATCTTGATTTTAATATAAACGAAAAAGatctatgtaattttttttagttttcaagGAGATACAATACTAATAGGGACTTTGAACAAACAGGGATAATTAATGACTAATATACTTCTTAACTTACAATGATACTATGTTATTTATTACTAGCTTATAATAATGTATAATATAATGTTGCAATGGTGTTAGGGGATTTACGAAAAAACATAGAACCAATAAAGGAAGACAACAGAGAAAGATTGAACAAGATGAGTTCTACGCCTTAGGGAGGAATTTATCATAAAACCGGAACGAAGGATTTCACTAAGAACTGGAGACATGAATGTCAAACATGAACAAACAAGAATAATTCAGCATCAAGtttcaaagaaaatgaaaactttctgctgaaaaataagaagagaatttttggaaattaTATTAAcccttttaattaataattaattaattaattaattaaccaaaTGGGTTTTTGGACTGAAATCAAAGATGAAAACAAAAGGcacaagaagggaaaagaagGAGAGAAATGATGATGGCACAAATTATTAAATCTATatgggagaagaggaagaaaggggaaagggaagtaGTGAAGTAATTGAAGTGCCAATTTATAGAACATAAAAGGTGGAAATAGTTGATAGTggatattatatttaatattaaataattCAATCACATAAGTATATGGACCCCAGAAAGGTTGATATGGACcaaaataatcaattcaatcaCATTCTTAATTAACATGATAATTTagttgaaaaaaatgagaaataaaTTATATGTATAAATGAGAATGTGGTGTTCTAGAATTATTTTAATACATCATTATgtgatattaaaaaatataaaatatacggCAGAAACTCACCTGCAGTCGACTGCAGGTGAAGTTGCTCCTGGATGGCTGACACGTGTTactatatgatttaaaaaaaatcgatttattttatataaatagttTATTTAACAAAATCGGTTTGAGTTGGATCAAACAGTTActtttattctcttcttcttcgttttcacaCGTTCGTTCTCTTCTAATCCCTTTTTCAGAACTAATATCAAACTTTTAATTAGGTATATTCTTCTTATTTATATTTCttaatcaaatttattatttaaagctTAATTTAAAATCTGTTTACAGCTTAATttaaaagcaactgaaaataTAAGTTATGGGAAACAAAACAAAGctcataaaaaagataaaaacagAGACACAAAAAAAGGACAGACGATACCATTTATGCCATTCCTATAAAAAAAAACgtgaattttgtttctttttcaaaatactaAATGTTACTTTTTCAAACAATTTGTATACATATATTtgacgaaaattaaataaataaaagtttcagataaatttaaaaaaaaattgctcaataaaaatgaagaagaagaacatacCAAATTCATCTGTTAGAAATTTAGGAATAACACGCAGAAagaattgaaattattttttaaaggTAGTTATTTGATCTACTTAAACTGGTTTTTTAAATAAaccatttatataaaataaatcgGTTTTTTTTAAACCATACAGTAACACTTATCAACCATCCAAAAATAATTTCACCTACAGTCGACTGCAGTTGAGTTTCCACCAAAATATACACTACATGAATCTCATCCCAATTTGTGCATTTTGACACtcttatataatttttaatatagTANNNNNNNNNNNNNNNNNNNNNNNNNNNNNNNNNNNNNNNNNNNNNNNNNNNNNNNNNNNNNNNNNNNNNNNNNNNNNNNNNNNNNNNNNNNNNNNNNNNNNNNNNNNNNNNNNNNNNNNNNNNNNNNNNNNNNNNNNNNNNNNNNNNNNNNNNNNNNNNNNNNNNNNNNNNNNNNNNNNNNNNNNNNNNNNNNNNNNNNNNNNNNNNNNNNNNNNNNNNNNNNNNNNNNNNNNNNNNNNNNNNNNNNNNNNNNNNNNNNNNNNNNNNNNNNNNNNNNNNNNNNNNNNNNNNNNNNNNNNNNNNNNNNNNNNNNNNNNNNNNNNNNNNNNNNNNNNNNNNNNNNNNNNNNNNNNNNNNNNNNNNNNNNNNNNNNNNNNNNNNNNNNNNNNNNNNNNNNNNNNNNNNNNNNNNNNNNNNNNNNNNNNNNNNNNNNNNNNNNNNNNNNNNNNNNNNNNNNNNNNNNNNNNNNNNNNNNNNNNNNNNNNNNNNNNNNNNNNNNNNNNNNNNNNNNNNNNNNNNNNNNNNNNNNNNNNNNNNNNNNNNNNNNNNNNNNNNNNNNNNNNNNNNNNNNNNNNNNNNNNNNNNNNNNNNNNNNNNNNNNNNNNNNNNNNNNNNNNNNNNNNNNNNNNNNNNNNNNNNNNGAAAAGTAAAAGCCAAAGGAATCGGAATCTCTTTGAAGGGTTTGGTGGGACTGAGAGAAAGGTGAGATTGAGCAATGAAAACTGTAGATTATGGAAAACTTTAAGTTAGTGCAAACATGTCTCTTTGCTTCTAAATTGGCTTGGCCATGGTCTTTtgtaaaatatataatataattggtTCAGAGAATTATAACTAATAATAGGGGTGAGCACAGATCGGTTTGGTTTAGAtttaaggtaaaactaaaatcgaaccgatcaaaatataattagtttagtttggtttggtttggatttgcaTTTTTTGGTGCATGTATCTGAATCAAATCAAACCGATTAAtaacggattggttcggttcggataaTTGGGTACTCGATAACTTTgacattcataaaaaaaattaattttttattttaaaaattcaacaaaaataaacatgtaacattaaTATGAATAATCTAAATATGTTAAAtaccaaatatattaaaaactaaactcattaaaatccaaacgtATTAACAGTGAATAATCTCACTAAaagctatatatatttttttattttttatttaattaatatataatcggGTTCACGGATTGGTTCGAGTTCCGCACTCCCAGAACTAATAcgcgaaccaatcactaacaatggtcattgatttggtttggattggacCTGATTATTCGTTGGTTTCAGaatcaatttaattggttcggttcgagTTCGGACGGGTAATCGGATACCCGTTACCCGTGCTCATCCCTAACTAATAATGGGTATAATTATCAATTGGAGTTATAagtagaaattaaaataaaatctaattatatgaataattttaatttgaaGAATGACAAAAATGGTGGAGAAATTTCTTATTCTTTGTATATGATATATGCTAGCTTTAAACCTCTGATTATCTATCTGTAATGTTTGTTAATATTAAGAATTGTTAGGTCCTAGATAAATTGTATTACTTTTTTTATGTATGTGGGGgctgaaaaaataaattttcaaaattataaattaatagaTAATAGANNNNNNNNNNNNNNNNNNNNNNNNNNNNNNNNNNNNNNNNNNNNNNNNNNNNNNNNNNNNNNNNNNNNNNNNNNNNNNNNNNNNNNNNNNNNNNNNNNNNNNNNNNNNNNNNNNNNNNNNNNNNNNNNNNNatatattttttaattaactcAAATATGTACTATAATTTATTTGATCCAAATTTAACTGATGTGAGATTAAATTATTCTCATTTAAAATTCGAACAAAATATCActttaaattaaattaactaTCATAATTCACAAGAAATGAGATTTAATTTACATATAAGAGATATCAAAGTTTTCTCAGAAAGAAAAATTATTAATGGATAATGAGTGAGTTAATGAATAAATTATGGTGAAATCAAAATCCAGAGAAGAAAACTATTTAtcttattaaaatatatatatttggcATATTCCATGCTTTCCAATATGGANNNNNNNNNNNNNNNNNNNNNNNNNNNNNNNNNNNNNNNNNNNNNNCATCATCACCATCGTCATCATCATGTAaatcaaattcaattaaaaatatataaagtgATGTAAATGCTTATCTAATTCTAAATGTCTTAAAATGATGATGTTTATTTTGAAGTTATTTTCCTAATAGCTTTTGGAAACTTTTTATACAGTTCGCGTTTTAATTAGGTGGTGTATTGTTAATTATTTAGCTCAACTTGATTATGACTTTTTGGATGGAGCTTTTTATTACATATTTAATTTTTAGAAGGAAAATACTAGtcagtaaaaaaatatttagtaacatcatataaatttattattgaagctaaaaaaagggggggggtgTTAAAATTTAAACCATCCACATCATTACTCATCATAGATATAGGCTTATTGTTTTGTAGCTGTGTTTGCG is a genomic window of Arachis ipaensis cultivar K30076 chromosome B06, Araip1.1, whole genome shotgun sequence containing:
- the LOC107645269 gene encoding bZIP transcription factor 11 (The sequence of the model RefSeq protein was modified relative to this genomic sequence to represent the inferred CDS: added 3 bases not found in genome assembly), with translation MASLSENSSTSTKFCGSEEDLQLLMDQRKRKRKQSNRESARRSRMRKQKHLDDLVAEVEKLKKENNEILSGVKITTEKFLNIEGENSILRVQMSELTKRLESLNHMLSFFNNNNNTITSTSTIFGSEFYHDYNFMNHHINMLCLNQPIMASSNNMFEW